In the genome of Euleptes europaea isolate rEulEur1 chromosome 7, rEulEur1.hap1, whole genome shotgun sequence, one region contains:
- the STON1 gene encoding stonin-1, with product MFTTNPNWVTFEDDPLFQSPQKAGGNHSACRANGLNLMLPKIHDSSQSSSSSNTPLSSPVVDYYVTPGPPSNSPLCTPTKDYPVSPCFPKSVHLLYSIPELSSNIDLPLAGQSSQKLTSTSWIEHCSNTPASKSTGSANAVQQEVSNQLEDSIEPQTFFQYIQNDCAFSSPFWSEDPPAVSSSTCDVNRKELGLENNTCCPKEKEVLSDQKSLNQGSFHYICKRLEHLQTNTSNCERMLTAMPCMYSGDGSSSFIPHSLFRNQRKDGWPFMLRIPEKKNMMSSRQWGPIYLRVLPGGILQMYYEKGLEKPFKEFQLQPFCKLSEPKLENCSISGKIHTVKIEHVTYVEKKKYHPKAEVVHEPEVEQMLKLGTTDYTDFTDFLETVEEELMKLPALSKPRKYYDEQEIILEIVDNFWGRITRAEGKLVESAVITHIYCLSFVNGNTECFLTLNDLELQKRDAHYFERDTEKKWIDILDYVFHGCVKQEEFEQSRIIKFMPPEGCRLELMRFRTQYNEPDLPFSVKALVVVQGAYVELQAFINMSSSALTSMHSHSMKHHCEGIMVHFPVPPQWIKSLWTMNLQRQKSLKAKMNRRTCLGSLTDIESDSVIQVSVGTAKYESAYRAVVWKIDRLPDKNSSPDHPHSLSYKLELGSDQEIPSDWHPFATVQFVVPDASASGTEVKSLGIESDIQPQKHVVQKACYNCQVEIEKKWIRLDGEDPDKTGNCQIQ from the exons ATGTTTACTACAAATCCAAACTGGGTTACTTTTGAAGATGACCCTCTTTTCCAGTCTCCTCAGAAGGCAGGTGGAAATCATAGTGCCTGCAGAGCAAATGGGCTTAATCTCATGCTGCCTAAAATACATGACTCAAGTCAATCTTCTTCCTCCAGTAACACTCCTCTCTCTTCTCCTGTAGTGGACTATTATGTTACTCCGGGACCGCCTAGTAACTCTCCGCTGTGTACACCTACCAAAGACTATCCTGTGAGCCCTTGCTTTCCCAAATCAGTTCACCTTCTTTATTCTATTCCAGAGTTGTCATCCAATATTGATCTCCCATTAGCTGGGCAATCCTCTCAAAAACTGACAAGCACATCTTGGATTGAGCACTGTTCAAATACTCCTGCCTCTAAGTCAACAGGTAGTGCAAATGCAGTTCAACAAGAAGTCTCAAATCAGCTGGAAGATTCTATAGAACCACAAACATTCTTCCAATATATTCAGAATGACTGTGCTTTTTCTAGTCCATTTTGGTCAGAAGATCCACCTGCTGTGTCTTCATCCACCTGTGATGTGAACAGAAAGGAGCTAGGCCTTGAAAATAATACTTGCTGTCCCAAAGAAAAGGAAGTGTTGTCTGATCAAAAAAGTCTCAATCAGGGATCTTTTCACTATATTTGTAAGAGGCTTGAGCATTTGCAAACTAATACTTCAAATTGTGAAAGAATGTTGACAGCTATGCCATGTATGTATAGTGGAGATGGCTCCTCTTCATTCATTCCACACAGTCTCTTCAGGAACCAAAGAAAAGATGGGTGGCCTTTCATGCTGAGGATTCCTGAAAAGAAGAATATGATGTCATCAAGGCAGTGGGGACCTATATATCTTAGGGTCTTGCCTGGAGGAATCCTACAAATGTACTATGAGAAGGGACTTGAGAAACCTTTCAAAGAATTCCAGCTACAGCCATTTTGCAAACTTTCAGAGCCCAAGTTGGAGAATTGCAGCATTTCTGGAAAAATACATACAGTAAAAATAGAGCATGTGACATATGTagagaaaaagaaatatcatCCCAAAGCTGAAGTGGTCCATGAACCAGAAGTAGAACAGATGTTAAAGCTGGGGACAACTGATTATACTGACTTCACTGATTTCCTAGAAACAGTAGAGGAAGAGCTAATGAAGCTTCCTGCCCTTTCAAAGCCAAGGAAATACTATGACGAACAGGAAATAATTCTGGAAATAGTTGACAACTTTTGGGGGAGGATTACTAGAGCAGAAGGGAAACTAGTTGAAAGTGCTGTTATAACCCATATTTATTGCTTGAGTTTTGTGAATGGAAATACGGAGTGCTTCTTGACCCTAAATGACTTGGAGCTTCAGAAGAGAGATGCACATTACTTTGAGAGGGACACagaaaagaaatggattgacaTTCTTGACTATGTTTTCCATGGATGTGTAAAACAAGAAGAGTTTGAACAATCAAGAATAATTAAATTTATGCCCCCAGAAGGCTGTAGATTAGAGCTAATGCGTTTCAGGACACAATATAATGAACCTGATCTTCCATTTTCTGTCAAGGCCTTGGTGGTGGTCCAGGGAGCATATGTTGAACTTCAGGCTTTCATAAACATGTCCTCATCTGCTCTGACTTCAATGCATTCACATTCCATGAAACACCACTGTGAAGGTATTATGGTAcacttccctgttcctccacaatGGATCAAAAGTCTTTGGACTATGAACCTCCAAAGGCAAAAATCACTGAAAGCAAAAATGAACAGAAGAACATGTCTTGGCTCTCTAACAGACATTGAATCTGACTCTGTCATACAGGTCTCAGTTGGAACAGCCAAGTATGAAAGTGCCTATAGAGCTGTCGTGTGGAAGATTGACAGACTACCAGATAAAAACTCAA GTCCAGATCATCCGCACAGTTTGTCGTACAAACTAGAACTTGGGTCTGATCAGGAAATCCCTTCAGACTGGCATCCCTTTGCCACCGTGCAGTTTGTTGTGCCTGATGCAAGTGCTTCTGGAACTGAAGTTAAATCTCTTGGCATAGAGAGTGACATTCAACCACAGAAACATGTGGTTCAAAAAGCATGTTACAACTGCCAG GTTGAAATTGAGAAGAAGTGGATTAGGCTTGATGGAGAAGATCCTGATAAGACTGGGAACTGTCAAATACAGTAG